A region from the Bacteroidota bacterium genome encodes:
- a CDS encoding DinB family protein: protein MEKVDIERVVASAPAYYHNYIRKAGEGDLLESMESQIEEARDFFGIQCHDLRDFRYAPGKWTPTEVLGHLTDSERIFQYRAVRFARNDKTELPGYEENDYVAAANFTARGMESLLDEFEYMRRAGIVLLSSLTEEERWRSGIANGNPISVYALFYANVGHFNHHVGVVRVKSEKLQ from the coding sequence ATGGAAAAGGTGGACATTGAAAGAGTTGTGGCTTCAGCGCCAGCCTATTATCACAATTACATTCGCAAAGCAGGCGAAGGGGATTTGCTGGAAAGTATGGAATCCCAAATCGAGGAAGCGCGCGACTTCTTCGGAATCCAATGTCATGACTTGCGTGACTTCCGGTATGCGCCCGGCAAATGGACACCCACGGAAGTTTTGGGCCATTTGACCGACAGCGAACGCATTTTCCAGTACCGCGCAGTCCGATTCGCCAGAAATGACAAGACGGAATTGCCAGGATACGAAGAGAATGACTACGTGGCTGCTGCCAATTTCACCGCACGCGGCATGGAAAGCCTGTTGGATGAATTCGAATACATGCGCAGGGCCGGCATTGTCCTTCTATCCTCGTTGACGGAGGAGGAAAGGTGGCGTTCTGGCATCGCCAACGGCAATCCGATCAGCGTCTATGCACTTTTTTACGCCAATGTCGGGCATTTCAACCACCACGTGGGAGTGGTGAGAGTGAAAAGTGAAAAGTTACAGTGA